In one Dehalogenimonas formicexedens genomic region, the following are encoded:
- a CDS encoding Swt1 family HEPN domain-containing protein: MTANYYQQYIPWFQDTCRLVSGISISASNLVFPGRYAPLLRRVKRAEAFKKLDTRIRHVITVLEELRTHDLVLNASLPKQIASPKETKFDPAQALHKLEDILRKFIERELSKTGADWWMAKIPSEIRSRAESRRQKQEAVWPWHPVSSTNVMDYLDFSDYRKIILEPTNWTQVFAGFFRAPSFIDSRLGELEPIRNDVAHSRPSSPMACDKIRLYGEELERCTNRTG; the protein is encoded by the coding sequence GTGACGGCCAATTATTATCAGCAATATATTCCTTGGTTTCAGGATACTTGCCGCCTAGTATCAGGCATTTCAATTAGCGCATCCAATCTTGTTTTTCCTGGGCGCTATGCGCCATTACTTCGCAGGGTGAAGAGAGCAGAGGCATTCAAGAAGCTGGATACTCGAATCCGCCATGTGATCACCGTACTCGAAGAGCTTCGCACTCATGATCTGGTACTTAATGCTTCGTTACCGAAGCAAATTGCGTCTCCTAAAGAGACCAAGTTTGATCCTGCGCAAGCCCTGCATAAGCTGGAAGATATCCTAAGGAAATTCATTGAGCGTGAGTTGTCCAAGACTGGAGCTGATTGGTGGATGGCGAAAATCCCTTCCGAGATCCGGTCGAGGGCGGAATCACGCAGACAAAAGCAAGAAGCAGTATGGCCTTGGCATCCCGTTTCCTCCACTAATGTGATGGACTACTTGGACTTTTCAGACTATCGTAAAATCATTCTGGAACCGACCAATTGGACGCAGGTCTTTGCAGGCTTCTTCCGGGCTCCGTCCTTCATAGACTCACGCTTGGGGGAATTGGAGCCAATCAGAAATGACGTAGCGCACTCAAGGCCTTCGTCCCCCATGGCCTGCGATAAGATTCGACTTTACGGTGAGGAGTTAGAAAGGTGCACTAACCGTACAGGATAG